The following proteins are encoded in a genomic region of Methylobacterium tardum:
- a CDS encoding cupredoxin domain-containing protein — protein sequence MNSGSGCRPVIGSPISRLGAILTAALLLTGAARAAETMPTVDLTMTVENGVPTCAPAELRLPADTDVSIKVQNRSTSQFVLTAPQIFENKNVLHHDGDVVHVASNEGYTVKQNGKGEIRVRTIGAGQYPFGCTSVNDKSKPFRGTLTLTPAAR from the coding sequence ATGAATTCTGGATCAGGTTGCCGCCCCGTCATCGGATCTCCCATCTCGCGTCTTGGCGCGATCCTCACCGCGGCCCTCCTCCTGACCGGGGCCGCCCGGGCCGCCGAGACGATGCCGACCGTCGACCTGACCATGACGGTCGAGAACGGGGTGCCGACCTGCGCCCCGGCCGAGCTGCGCCTGCCGGCTGACACGGATGTCAGCATCAAGGTGCAGAACCGCTCCACGAGCCAGTTCGTCCTCACGGCGCCGCAGATCTTCGAGAACAAGAACGTCCTCCATCACGATGGCGACGTCGTGCACGTGGCGAGCAACGAGGGCTACACCGTCAAGCAGAACGGCAAGGGCGAGATCCGCGTGCGAACGATCGGTGCGGGCCAGTACCCGTTCGGCTGCACCAGCGTGAACGACAAGTCCAAGCCGTTCCGGGGAACCCTGACGCTGACCCCGGCGGCCCGGTAG
- a CDS encoding glycosyltransferase family 4 protein, with protein MRILHLSSLYPPEQVGGAELMVETLARTQAGLGHAVAVACASRQVEAPVHQDGVAVYRMGYGTPFHILDWPQRGRLDRIRYKLAAQWNRHSLVQLSRTVRDFEPDLVNTHSLSELPPAVWPLLRRLGVPVVHTLHDFTSLCTNGAMTRHGQACAGQHLKCRLYAEPHRRCQRAVSAIAAVGADLLARHRAAGFFDAVPADLQRVIWNPIEPGARANRRPRTPGAPVTFGFLGRIEASKGADILFEACRLLPAQGWRLTIAGRAVDGLDRYRALTEGLPVSFLGHAERDAFLDGVDCLVVPPIWPEPFGRTVAEAYGRGVPVIGSAIGGIGEQIGPGPWLVPPGDASALAAAMARIIAEPERLSDGLARAPIIRAGTDPAEVAAAYLDLYAAARAATQSATVPAPLGRPQLSESRL; from the coding sequence ATGCGCATCCTGCACCTTAGCTCGCTCTACCCGCCCGAGCAGGTCGGCGGCGCCGAGCTGATGGTCGAGACGCTCGCCCGCACGCAGGCCGGTCTCGGCCACGCCGTGGCGGTCGCCTGCGCATCGCGGCAGGTCGAGGCGCCGGTCCATCAGGACGGCGTCGCGGTCTACCGAATGGGATACGGGACGCCGTTCCACATCCTCGACTGGCCGCAGCGCGGGCGCCTCGACCGGATCCGCTACAAGCTCGCCGCGCAGTGGAACCGGCACAGCCTCGTCCAGCTCAGCCGAACCGTGCGGGATTTCGAGCCCGATCTGGTGAACACCCACTCGCTCTCGGAACTGCCCCCGGCGGTCTGGCCGCTGCTCCGACGGCTCGGCGTGCCGGTGGTGCACACGCTGCACGACTTCACCAGCCTCTGCACCAACGGCGCGATGACGCGCCACGGCCAGGCCTGCGCGGGCCAGCACCTCAAGTGCCGGCTCTACGCGGAGCCGCACCGCCGGTGCCAGCGCGCGGTCTCGGCTATCGCGGCCGTCGGCGCGGATCTGCTGGCCCGCCATCGCGCCGCCGGCTTCTTCGACGCGGTCCCGGCGGATCTCCAGCGGGTGATCTGGAACCCGATCGAGCCGGGCGCACGCGCGAACCGGCGACCCCGGACGCCCGGTGCGCCGGTCACCTTCGGCTTCCTGGGGCGCATCGAGGCCAGCAAGGGCGCCGACATTCTCTTCGAGGCCTGCCGGCTGCTGCCGGCACAGGGCTGGCGCCTCACCATTGCCGGTCGCGCCGTGGACGGGCTCGACCGCTACCGTGCCCTGACGGAAGGCCTGCCGGTCTCCTTCCTGGGTCACGCGGAGCGCGACGCCTTCCTCGACGGGGTGGATTGCCTCGTGGTCCCCCCGATCTGGCCCGAGCCCTTCGGCCGCACCGTGGCGGAGGCCTATGGGCGCGGCGTCCCGGTGATCGGGTCGGCCATCGGCGGCATCGGCGAGCAGATCGGACCGGGCCCCTGGCTCGTCCCGCCCGGCGATGCTTCCGCGCTTGCGGCCGCGATGGCTCGGATCATCGCGGAGCCGGAGCGTCTCTCCGACGGTCTGGCGCGCGCGCCGATCATCCGCGCCGGCACCGACCCGGCCGAAGTGGCGGCCGCCTACCTCGACCTCTACGCCGCCGCCCGCGCCGCCACCCAATCCGCCACGGTCCCGGCTCCTCTCGGCCGCCCGCAACTCAGCGAGTCCCGCCTATGA
- a CDS encoding lipopolysaccharide biosynthesis protein, with translation MSAGAPVLTEAAAAADASEIVPGLGAGADVTGRSFDAARWVALASVGNVVLSFGVFLVLARLIGPAEFGMVAIAAVFIDILQIVARCGLPDAVVQRADCDEDFAATAFWVMLAAGSLCAAALIALSGPIAWIFDLPELRPVLCALSACFVITAAGAIHEARLQRSFGFRKLALRALGSNLLGGAVALALAFAGYGVWSLVVQRLVAATATTLLTWAASRWIPARRVNLAAARAQIAFGSRVFCTYLLLVVSIRSQEVIAAYFLSATDVGYLRLAWRCIDLVSQVAVIPLTTVGLTTYARLQDRPAELATAFYGFTAASAFVAVPALFGMAAVAPTLIPFLFGDQWHQAAPVLRMLALLAPEFVATSMLWMIFTALGRNGTALRLAGAQFGLGALASVATAPFGLAALAIGHVARAYLFSPAIVVGAGRFVPVSNRHLARVLLPVTACAAAMAGFVLLVQAPIHAALGDRLGLFAAVGIGVLAYAALAQTFMRDTVHSALGFLMRRRA, from the coding sequence GTGAGCGCCGGCGCGCCGGTCCTTACCGAGGCCGCGGCGGCCGCCGACGCCTCCGAGATCGTCCCGGGGCTCGGCGCCGGCGCGGACGTGACCGGCCGCTCCTTCGACGCCGCCCGCTGGGTGGCGCTCGCCTCCGTGGGCAATGTCGTCCTGAGCTTCGGGGTGTTCCTCGTGCTCGCGCGTCTCATCGGGCCGGCGGAATTCGGCATGGTGGCGATCGCCGCCGTGTTCATCGACATCCTGCAGATTGTCGCCCGGTGCGGGCTGCCGGACGCGGTGGTGCAGCGGGCCGATTGCGACGAGGATTTCGCCGCCACCGCCTTCTGGGTCATGCTCGCGGCGGGCAGCCTGTGCGCGGCGGCGCTGATCGCCCTGTCGGGGCCGATCGCCTGGATCTTCGACCTGCCGGAGCTGCGCCCGGTCCTGTGCGCGCTCTCGGCCTGCTTCGTGATCACCGCCGCGGGCGCTATCCACGAGGCGCGCCTGCAGCGCAGCTTCGGCTTCCGCAAGCTCGCCCTGCGGGCGCTCGGCTCCAACCTGCTCGGGGGGGCGGTCGCCCTGGCGCTGGCCTTCGCCGGCTACGGCGTCTGGAGCCTCGTGGTCCAGCGCCTCGTGGCCGCCACGGCGACGACGCTCCTGACCTGGGCGGCGTCCCGCTGGATTCCGGCGCGCCGGGTGAATCTCGCGGCCGCGCGCGCCCAGATCGCCTTCGGCTCGCGGGTGTTCTGCACCTACCTCCTGCTGGTGGTCTCGATCCGCAGCCAGGAGGTGATCGCCGCGTATTTCCTCTCGGCGACCGATGTCGGGTATCTGCGCCTCGCCTGGCGCTGCATCGATCTCGTCAGCCAGGTTGCGGTCATCCCCCTGACCACGGTGGGCCTGACCACCTATGCCCGGCTCCAAGACCGGCCGGCGGAACTCGCGACGGCCTTCTACGGCTTCACCGCGGCCTCGGCCTTCGTGGCGGTGCCGGCCCTGTTCGGCATGGCAGCCGTCGCCCCGACGCTGATCCCGTTCCTGTTCGGCGATCAGTGGCACCAGGCCGCCCCGGTGCTGCGGATGCTGGCGCTGCTCGCGCCCGAATTCGTCGCGACCTCGATGCTCTGGATGATCTTCACGGCGCTCGGGCGCAACGGCACGGCGCTGCGGCTCGCCGGGGCCCAGTTCGGCCTCGGCGCGCTCGCCTCCGTCGCGACAGCCCCCTTCGGCCTCGCGGCGCTGGCGATCGGTCATGTGGCGCGGGCCTACCTGTTCTCGCCCGCCATCGTGGTCGGCGCCGGGCGCTTCGTGCCGGTGAGCAACCGGCATCTCGCCCGGGTGCTCCTGCCGGTCACGGCCTGCGCGGCGGCGATGGCCGGCTTCGTCCTGCTGGTCCAGGCCCCGATCCACGCCGCCCTCGGCGACCGGCTCGGCCTGTTCGCGGCCGTCGGAATCGGCGTCCTCGCCTACGCGGCGCTGGCCCAGACCTTCATGCGGGACACGGTTCACAGCGCCCTCGGGTTCCTCATGCGCCGCAGGGCCTGA
- a CDS encoding MBL fold metallo-hydrolase codes for MAQQIPVDPQARADDPHRDAERDDATHAITDDVAYQRHVLVNVVFVGEPGAGDRGWVLVDAGVMGSKRAIEAAARARFGEGARPSAIVQTHGHFDHVGVLEDLAAQWEVPVYAHALERPYLDGSAAYPTPDPSVGGGLLGRLSPLFPTQPVDVSKNLKDLPEDGTVPPLPGWRWIHTPGHAPGHISLWREADRTLIVGDAFVTTAQESVYAVAVQEPELHGPPMYLTIDWDAARTSVRTLAALDPERVITGHGRPLQGPEMRRALKALADDFDRVAVPKHGRFVEEPLRAEDGSAYKPPR; via the coding sequence ATGGCCCAGCAGATCCCTGTCGACCCGCAGGCCCGGGCCGATGATCCGCACCGCGACGCCGAGCGAGACGACGCCACCCACGCCATCACCGACGACGTCGCGTATCAGCGTCATGTCCTCGTCAACGTGGTCTTCGTCGGCGAGCCCGGCGCGGGCGACCGTGGCTGGGTGCTGGTCGATGCCGGTGTAATGGGCTCGAAACGGGCGATCGAGGCGGCCGCGCGGGCGCGCTTCGGCGAGGGCGCGCGGCCATCCGCGATCGTGCAGACGCACGGCCATTTCGACCATGTCGGCGTGCTGGAGGATCTGGCCGCGCAGTGGGAGGTCCCGGTCTACGCGCACGCGCTGGAGCGGCCCTATCTCGACGGCAGCGCCGCCTATCCGACGCCCGATCCCAGCGTCGGCGGCGGCCTGCTCGGCCGGCTTTCGCCGCTCTTCCCGACGCAGCCGGTGGATGTGTCGAAAAACCTGAAGGACCTTCCGGAGGACGGGACGGTGCCGCCCCTGCCCGGCTGGCGCTGGATCCACACGCCGGGCCATGCGCCGGGTCACATCTCTCTCTGGCGCGAGGCCGACCGGACGCTGATCGTCGGCGATGCCTTCGTCACGACCGCGCAGGAATCGGTCTACGCGGTGGCGGTCCAGGAGCCCGAGCTGCACGGACCGCCGATGTACCTGACGATCGACTGGGACGCGGCGCGCACCTCCGTACGGACGCTGGCGGCGCTCGATCCGGAGCGGGTCATCACCGGCCACGGGCGGCCGCTCCAGGGACCGGAGATGCGCCGCGCCCTCAAGGCGCTGGCAGACGATTTCGACCGGGTCGCGGTCCCGAAGCACGGGCGCTTCGTGGAGGAACCGCTCCGCGCCGAGGACGGCTCGGCCTACAAGCCGCCGCGGTGA
- a CDS encoding glycosyltransferase family 4 protein, translated as MTASTLAPAYTRDLLDSGRISVDSAPRDGIAHRAVTGPLRILHLSALYPPYIVGGAERSVEHLAEELAAAGHIVAAACIAREPEPKSVRGGVTVYRMAHHNDFWLEDWPKATRFGRAWAKLKQQWNFAIAAEFGRVLDDFRPDIVNTHSLLDVSTLVWREAAKRGIPIVHTVCEYDLICGNAAMFKNGKPCERWHLGCKVVNAGKQITNRSVDAVVSVGTEILKTHVNHGLFTHLAPERRRVIFYSCTVPDGDAEARRRIDRSAQPMTFGYLGRINVEKGVGTLIDAFRRIGPGNWRCLVAGHAMDDSIARFKAQAEGLPIEFVGWAKPAEFLSAIDVLAVPSFWAEPSPRTIYEAYTMGVPVIGAASGGIPELIGEDNTDWLFAPGDDAELAARLEAVIARGRGDLPDERAFQHVIRESTSERVAEKYLDLYAELVAERRAAHP; from the coding sequence ATGACGGCCTCTACCCTGGCCCCGGCCTACACGCGTGACCTGCTCGACAGCGGCCGCATCTCGGTCGACAGCGCGCCGCGCGATGGCATCGCGCATCGCGCCGTCACCGGGCCGCTCCGGATCCTGCATCTGAGCGCCCTCTACCCGCCGTACATCGTCGGCGGGGCCGAGCGCTCGGTGGAGCACCTCGCCGAGGAGCTGGCGGCAGCCGGCCACATCGTGGCGGCAGCCTGCATCGCCCGGGAGCCGGAGCCCAAGAGCGTGCGGGGCGGCGTCACGGTCTACCGGATGGCGCACCACAACGACTTCTGGCTGGAGGACTGGCCGAAGGCGACGCGGTTCGGCCGTGCCTGGGCGAAGCTCAAGCAGCAGTGGAATTTCGCCATCGCGGCCGAGTTCGGCCGGGTCCTCGACGACTTCAGGCCCGACATCGTCAACACGCACTCGCTGCTCGACGTCTCGACCCTGGTCTGGCGCGAGGCCGCCAAGCGCGGAATCCCGATCGTCCACACGGTCTGCGAGTACGACCTGATCTGCGGCAACGCCGCGATGTTCAAGAACGGCAAGCCCTGCGAGCGCTGGCACCTCGGCTGCAAGGTGGTCAATGCCGGCAAGCAGATCACCAACCGTTCGGTCGATGCGGTCGTCAGCGTCGGGACCGAGATCCTGAAGACGCACGTCAATCACGGCCTGTTCACGCATCTCGCCCCGGAGCGCCGCCGGGTGATCTTCTATTCCTGCACGGTCCCGGACGGCGATGCCGAGGCCCGGCGCCGCATCGACCGGTCGGCGCAGCCGATGACCTTCGGCTATCTCGGCCGGATCAACGTCGAGAAGGGGGTCGGCACGCTGATCGACGCCTTCCGCCGGATCGGGCCCGGCAATTGGCGCTGCCTCGTGGCCGGCCACGCGATGGACGACTCGATCGCGCGCTTCAAGGCGCAGGCCGAGGGCCTGCCGATCGAGTTCGTCGGCTGGGCCAAGCCCGCCGAGTTCCTGAGCGCGATCGACGTGCTGGCCGTGCCGTCGTTCTGGGCCGAGCCGTCCCCGCGGACGATCTACGAGGCCTACACGATGGGTGTCCCGGTCATCGGTGCCGCCTCGGGCGGGATCCCCGAGCTGATCGGCGAGGACAACACCGATTGGCTGTTCGCGCCGGGCGACGATGCCGAACTCGCCGCGCGCTTGGAGGCGGTGATCGCACGGGGCCGCGGCGACCTTCCGGACGAGCGCGCGTTCCAGCACGTCATCCGCGAATCGACCTCCGAGCGCGTCGCCGAGAAGTACCTCGACCTCTACGCCGAACTCGTCGCCGAGCGCCGGGCAGCCCACCCGTGA
- a CDS encoding NAD(P)H-hydrate dehydratase: MRDTALNAESLRTCPLPMPEAGSKEARGTVLVLGGSAELPGAALLAGVAALRAGAGRLRIATVADVATAIGVAIPEARVMALGATEAGEIDPAALAERLPGLTRRCDAILVGPGLSAGAATERLVLALLPGDAPTGFVLDAGAVCGLGAHAEAVRSCGGRAIITPHAGEMARLLETDRETVEANPRAAAHRAADRLACTVIMKGAETWVVSPAGDTWLYSGGGVGLATSGSGDALAGILAGLLARGVDSLTAALWGVFLHGEAGRKLAGRFGPVGFLAREIAGEVPLLLRDLADTTTA, encoded by the coding sequence ATGCGTGACACTGCCCTGAACGCGGAGAGCCTCCGCACCTGTCCCCTGCCGATGCCCGAGGCGGGCAGCAAGGAGGCCCGCGGCACCGTTCTGGTTCTGGGCGGCTCGGCGGAGCTGCCGGGGGCCGCCCTGCTCGCCGGAGTCGCGGCCCTGCGTGCGGGGGCCGGCCGGCTCCGCATCGCCACGGTTGCGGATGTGGCGACCGCCATCGGCGTCGCGATCCCCGAGGCGCGCGTTATGGCGCTCGGTGCCACCGAGGCGGGCGAGATCGATCCGGCGGCGCTCGCCGAGCGGCTTCCCGGCCTGACACGGCGCTGCGACGCGATCTTGGTCGGCCCGGGCCTCAGCGCCGGCGCGGCCACGGAGCGGCTGGTCCTGGCGCTTCTGCCCGGCGACGCGCCGACAGGCTTCGTTCTCGATGCCGGTGCTGTCTGCGGACTCGGCGCCCACGCGGAGGCGGTCCGGTCCTGCGGCGGACGGGCGATCATCACCCCGCACGCCGGCGAGATGGCGCGCCTGCTCGAAACGGACCGCGAGACCGTTGAGGCCAATCCGCGGGCGGCGGCGCACCGGGCGGCAGACCGGCTCGCCTGCACGGTGATCATGAAGGGCGCCGAAACCTGGGTGGTGAGCCCGGCCGGTGACACGTGGCTCTATTCCGGCGGTGGCGTCGGCCTTGCAACCTCCGGCTCCGGCGATGCCCTCGCGGGCATCCTGGCGGGGCTCCTGGCCCGTGGCGTGGACAGCCTGACGGCCGCGCTCTGGGGCGTGTTCCTGCATGGCGAGGCCGGCCGGAAGCTCGCCGGCCGGTTCGGGCCCGTCGGCTTCCTCGCGCGGGAGATCGCCGGCGAGGTGCCGCTCCTCCTGCGCGACCTGGCGGACACGACGACGGCGTGA
- a CDS encoding glycosyltransferase family 4 protein: MPRVLVNMPSQFAGRPSGVALVAFRVIAGLIARGSFDIVLRSPWSRDQLPPAIRDRIAIVTVPRPRIMLLEVLRQAVTVPALCRAHGIDVVLNADPYGAAFGARARVSVVHDLYFRTMPERIGSREALTTDPIFRLVLGNSARVIAVSETTRRDLGRCYPSLAGRTDTVPSAPMLDPANVDAATGIPAGPYVLAVGNALYNKNFATLARAVAALGRSDIRIVHVGEDPDETIAAALAGAPVPLTRLSRIGEGRLAALYRDALCLCVPSFAEGFCLPVLEAQALGCPVICSDRSATPEIAGAGALTFDPADPAALTRCLRRLLDEPGLRDALIARGHDNVRLYSWAETARRYEAVLLDALAEAGRATPAREVPHAHPAP; this comes from the coding sequence ATGCCGCGCGTCCTCGTGAACATGCCCAGCCAATTCGCCGGCCGGCCGTCGGGCGTCGCCCTCGTCGCCTTCCGGGTCATTGCCGGGCTCATCGCGCGCGGCAGCTTCGATATCGTGCTTCGTTCGCCCTGGAGCCGCGACCAGCTACCCCCGGCGATCCGGGATCGGATCGCAATCGTCACGGTGCCGCGCCCGCGGATCATGCTGCTCGAAGTCCTGCGGCAGGCCGTCACGGTTCCGGCGCTCTGCCGCGCCCACGGCATCGACGTGGTGCTCAACGCCGATCCCTACGGGGCCGCGTTCGGCGCGCGGGCGCGGGTCAGCGTCGTCCACGATCTCTACTTCCGCACGATGCCCGAACGGATCGGCTCGCGCGAGGCGCTCACGACCGATCCGATCTTCCGCCTCGTCCTCGGCAACAGCGCCCGGGTGATCGCCGTCTCGGAGACGACCCGGCGCGACCTCGGGCGCTGCTACCCGTCGCTCGCCGGTCGGACCGACACCGTGCCCTCCGCGCCGATGCTCGACCCGGCGAACGTGGATGCGGCCACCGGGATCCCCGCGGGACCGTATGTGCTGGCGGTCGGGAACGCGCTCTACAACAAGAACTTCGCGACCCTGGCCCGGGCCGTGGCGGCGCTCGGGCGCTCGGACATCCGCATCGTCCATGTCGGAGAGGACCCGGACGAGACGATCGCCGCCGCGCTGGCGGGCGCCCCGGTGCCGCTGACGCGCCTGTCCCGGATCGGCGAGGGCCGGCTGGCCGCCCTTTACCGGGACGCCCTCTGCCTGTGCGTGCCGTCCTTCGCGGAGGGCTTCTGCCTGCCGGTCCTGGAGGCGCAAGCGCTCGGCTGCCCGGTGATCTGCTCCGACCGGTCGGCGACCCCGGAGATCGCGGGCGCGGGTGCGCTGACCTTCGACCCGGCCGATCCGGCGGCGCTCACCCGATGCCTGCGCCGCCTGCTCGACGAGCCCGGCCTGCGCGACGCGCTGATCGCGCGCGGGCACGACAATGTCCGGCTCTACAGCTGGGCCGAGACCGCCCGGCGCTACGAGGCCGTGCTCCTCGACGCCCTGGCGGAGGCCGGCCGCGCGACGCCCGCCCGGGAGGTGCCGCATGCGCATCCTGCACCTTAG
- a CDS encoding NAD(P)/FAD-dependent oxidoreductase, translating into MPLDRLSVGQLLDCLIVGGGPAGLTAALYLARFGRSCLVVDVGRSRTGWIPVSHNIPVFADGISGTEILERQRAHLARYGGTILPGLVTDLARRPGGLRATVRAEEEPGIRTIEARRVLLATGAEDVEPDLPDLPDAIRRGLVRYCPICDGYEARGKRIAVIGHGDRGLGEAVFVARTYAQDVTLLTLGQDLHLDEAARERARDHGIAVVHAPVIGLDIEHSRITLLRTADGAEHRFEVLYSALGLKLRSDLARALGAEHDGTGALTVDEHNRTSVPGLYAAGGVVRGLDQVVVAMAHGAVAATDIHNRCELPTEEEPDGPLQRR; encoded by the coding sequence ATGCCGCTGGACCGGCTCTCGGTGGGCCAATTGCTCGACTGCCTCATCGTCGGCGGCGGGCCGGCCGGCCTGACCGCGGCGCTCTACCTCGCCCGTTTCGGCCGCAGCTGCCTCGTGGTCGATGTGGGCCGGTCCCGGACCGGGTGGATCCCGGTCAGCCATAACATCCCGGTTTTCGCCGACGGGATCTCGGGCACCGAGATCCTCGAGCGGCAGCGCGCGCACCTCGCCCGCTATGGCGGGACGATCCTGCCGGGGCTGGTCACGGATCTCGCGCGGCGGCCGGGCGGGTTGCGCGCCACCGTCAGGGCGGAGGAGGAACCCGGCATCCGCACGATCGAGGCCCGGCGGGTTCTCCTCGCCACCGGCGCCGAGGATGTCGAGCCGGACCTCCCCGACCTGCCGGACGCGATCCGGCGCGGGCTGGTGCGCTACTGCCCGATCTGCGACGGCTACGAGGCGCGGGGCAAGCGCATCGCCGTCATCGGCCACGGCGACCGGGGCCTCGGCGAGGCGGTGTTCGTGGCACGCACCTACGCCCAGGACGTGACGCTGCTGACCCTGGGTCAGGATCTGCACCTCGACGAAGCGGCGCGCGAGCGGGCGCGCGACCACGGGATCGCGGTCGTCCACGCGCCGGTCATCGGCCTCGATATCGAGCACAGCCGGATTACCCTGCTGCGCACCGCCGACGGCGCGGAACACCGGTTCGAGGTGCTGTACTCGGCTCTCGGACTGAAGCTCCGCTCCGACCTCGCGCGCGCCCTCGGCGCGGAGCACGATGGCACGGGGGCCCTCACGGTCGACGAGCACAACCGCACGAGCGTGCCGGGCCTGTACGCCGCCGGCGGCGTGGTCCGCGGGCTCGATCAGGTGGTGGTGGCGATGGCGCACGGCGCCGTGGCCGCCACCGACATCCACAATCGCTGCGAGCTGCCCACCGAGGAGGAGCCGGACGGCCCGCTCCAGCGGCGCTGA
- a CDS encoding O-antigen ligase family protein, with product MMGRTLPIRDEAPALSAAADRAAVFLLGVALQFNVLTSSFGLPFQRLSDLLPFLLIPWLGLRRAVIAEALRNIAPIGAIVVLLGASIVLKAHQQGGDVYLTLVLLLYVVQAFILLVLFRDRRIENAFCIGLLAGMLASLAVLFLASTGASLDRFGLAVPLDGVDEELKLFFQDKLGGLWISGNETGHVFALGGAAALLLSLRYRLRVIYLVYFAALLASFPLTNNRAGLFMPGFILIVLMRRNLRPSMVLAALGVLGVLLLAWSLTGELPLPGTLAQAVERRFTEDHNVAGNFDERFLSGVTALQLVVEYPFGVGEIARRDELRALTGLMTPHNAFVSLALQSGLAVALLLIAGLVRILLAPAVSGPFLTYSALFLIPSMMFEELSVNQYFLFFMAFVLASWAISSDPDPERPRAG from the coding sequence ATGATGGGACGGACGTTGCCGATCCGGGACGAGGCGCCGGCCCTGTCCGCCGCTGCCGACCGCGCGGCCGTCTTCCTGCTCGGCGTTGCCCTCCAATTCAACGTGCTGACCTCGAGCTTCGGGCTGCCATTCCAGCGCCTGTCCGACCTCCTGCCGTTCCTTCTCATCCCCTGGCTGGGACTGCGCCGCGCGGTGATCGCGGAAGCCTTGCGGAACATCGCGCCGATCGGCGCCATCGTCGTGCTCCTCGGCGCCTCCATCGTGCTGAAGGCCCACCAGCAGGGCGGCGACGTCTACCTAACCCTCGTGCTGCTGCTCTACGTCGTTCAGGCGTTCATCCTGCTGGTGCTGTTCCGCGACCGCCGGATTGAGAACGCGTTCTGCATCGGCCTCCTCGCGGGCATGCTGGCGTCCCTGGCGGTGCTGTTCCTCGCCTCGACGGGCGCGTCGCTGGATCGCTTTGGCCTCGCGGTTCCGCTGGACGGCGTCGACGAGGAGTTGAAGCTCTTCTTCCAGGACAAGCTGGGCGGGCTCTGGATCTCCGGCAACGAGACGGGCCACGTCTTCGCGCTCGGCGGCGCCGCCGCTCTGCTTCTGAGCCTGCGCTACCGCCTGCGGGTGATCTACCTCGTGTACTTCGCCGCGCTGCTGGCGAGCTTCCCGCTGACCAACAATCGCGCCGGCCTGTTCATGCCAGGCTTCATCCTGATCGTGCTGATGCGGCGCAATCTTCGGCCCTCGATGGTCCTGGCCGCCCTCGGCGTGCTGGGCGTCCTGCTCCTCGCCTGGTCGCTGACCGGCGAGCTCCCGCTGCCCGGCACCCTGGCTCAGGCGGTCGAGCGGCGCTTCACCGAAGACCACAACGTCGCCGGCAATTTCGACGAGCGGTTCCTGTCGGGCGTCACGGCACTCCAGCTCGTGGTCGAATACCCGTTTGGGGTCGGCGAGATCGCCCGGCGGGACGAGCTGCGCGCGCTCACCGGTCTCATGACGCCGCACAACGCCTTCGTCTCGCTCGCGCTGCAATCCGGCCTCGCCGTGGCGCTGCTCCTCATCGCCGGGCTGGTGCGCATCCTTCTGGCGCCGGCCGTCTCGGGTCCGTTCCTGACCTACAGCGCCCTGTTCCTGATCCCGTCGATGATGTTCGAGGAATTGTCGGTCAATCAGTACTTCCTGTTCTTCATGGCGTTCGTGCTCGCATCCTGGGCGATCTCGAGCGATCCGGACCCGGAGCGCCCACGCGCGGGCTGA
- a CDS encoding inorganic diphosphatase: protein MSAHPQPLHRLSAFTGDALNIVVETPKGSRNKYSFEPELGALLLKKVLPEGLSFPYDFGMIPSTKGEDGDPLDVLLLLDAPAVAGCVVAGRLVGVIEAEQRERDGTWERNDRLIAVAEHAPTHAHVHALSDLRPGMLEEVEAFFAQYNALSGREFRPLRRGDAEAARALVRNGMAACAA, encoded by the coding sequence TTGTCCGCTCATCCTCAGCCGCTGCACCGCCTGTCCGCCTTCACAGGCGACGCGCTCAACATCGTTGTCGAGACCCCGAAAGGCAGCCGCAACAAGTACAGCTTCGAACCCGAACTCGGCGCGCTCCTGCTGAAGAAGGTCCTGCCGGAGGGGCTGTCGTTTCCCTACGATTTCGGGATGATCCCCTCGACGAAGGGCGAGGACGGCGATCCGCTGGACGTCCTGCTGCTCCTCGACGCGCCGGCCGTCGCCGGCTGCGTCGTCGCGGGCCGCCTCGTCGGCGTGATCGAGGCCGAGCAGCGCGAGCGGGACGGGACCTGGGAGCGCAATGACCGGTTGATCGCCGTGGCGGAGCACGCTCCGACCCATGCGCATGTTCACGCCCTGAGCGACCTCCGTCCGGGCATGCTGGAGGAGGTCGAGGCGTTCTTCGCGCAGTACAACGCGCTGTCCGGCCGGGAATTCCGGCCGCTCCGCCGCGGCGACGCCGAGGCGGCCCGGGCGCTGGTGCGGAACGGAATGGCAGCCTGCGCGGCGTGA